The following proteins come from a genomic window of Malus domestica chromosome 02, GDT2T_hap1:
- the LOC103426769 gene encoding TMV resistance protein N-like encodes MAIQLASSSSLPPSWTYDVFLSFRGEDTRFTFTDHLYKALHSNGIDTFIDRHLIRGEEISPAFLKAIEESKISIIVISENYVSSRWCLNELVHILECRRSRQQIVWLVFYKVDPSHVRNQTSSFASAFTGLKCKYKDEEKILLWRSALKEVANLSGHTVKEGEYEATFIDKIVMEILVKVLQRTYLNVAKYPVGIQSCVQKVKGLLGVGGNDPFVVGIWGTSGIGKTTIAKAIYNAIAHKFEVSCFLADVSERSASREGVIQLQKTLLSKVQCGKKLKIDDAYQGISLIKKLLRRKKILLILDDVDELEQLNNLVEVDWFAKGSRVIITTKDRGLLESYGVGLIHEVEKLKDGKALELFSLNAFRRNEPPDNYLELAQRAIAYAEGLPLALNLIGSHLRNKSIDRWQAILDNYDSYDGEPYRGIQNILRKSYDTLDNVLQQVFLDIACFFKGEKKGYMLQILRSSKLHVPSDCIEVLVEKAIITIEDNTILMHDLLEKMGKRIVSEESPIEPGKRSRLWHHEDVYRVLTENRGTKKIKGIVVKWPKPDLIPLNSKSFFKMVNLEIFISRNALFSGCVDYMPNYLRWIDLGGDKFRIWGSNILQKHTVTFNLQYLPRHLVTYNMSYSDIRKLKGFKNLANLTYMNLRGCKFLEKIPDLSGSPNIEFLDLHGCTNLVEVDDSIGFLDKLVTLNLKGCSRLTRFAPKLRLRSLKSLYLHGCTRLESFPEIEDEMESLTYLDIQKSGIRELPSSIAYLTGLAELLANECESLVGTSLHHLYGLPHLIQVSFGQCPKLMTFGKNKMKFDEVSSSSTKSQLLSNDLKTSQDNYNTFALPNLHSLHLEGCNLSESNFLLPLDCWSTLTHLDLSRNNFVSLPDCISKFVHLETLCLNGCKRLRETPQALPPKLIELYLDDCTSLGKISKLPPELQVLHLLNCFRLCGHGVAKLENNLLNEGFFRRSILDVIYPGNEVPKLFNCTSSHRTTFQHLRVGWGRRDFIGGSSFKIPLNLQAGETLLGLILSVVLEPPNNSNFDNYYVIINGTEGSTHNGWPYANLEAAHVGLKLVDLEKKQGDICNVEFLFYKGARIRSCGVHPLLRKQDEWLPMSLGPTSSLGKRPRPLGSSDTVHEEYDRQRQWLSLSSNPADDHPKRRQIDRNVPFDIEEEQEQPSTSDDSQSTSDDSQFFLH; translated from the exons ATGGCCATTCAACttgcctcttcttcttccttgcctCCTTCATGGACATATGATGtatttttgagttttagagGTGAGGATACACGCTTTACTTTTACAGATCATTTATACAAGGCCTTGCACAGTAACGGAATCGACACCTTCATTGATCGCCATCTTATAAGAGGAGAAGAAATATCACCAGCTTTTCTAAAAGCAATTGAAGAGTCAAAAATTTCAATCATTGTAATCTCTGAAAACTATGTATCGTCAAGATGGTGCTTGAATGAGCTCGTACATATCCTCGAATGTAGAAGGTCAAGACAGCAAATAGTTTGGCTAGTTTTCTACAAGGTGGATCCGTCCCATGTACGAAATCAAACGAGTAGTTTCGCTAGCGCATTTACAGGACTTAAGTGCAAATACAAGGACGAGGAGAAGATCCTCTTATGGAGGAGTGCTCTAAAAGAAGTAGCAAATTTGTCAGGACATACGGTCAAAGAGGGAGA GTATGAAGCTACATTTATCGATAAGATTGTTATGGAGATCTTAGTCAAAGTACTGCAACGCACATATTTGAATGTGGCCAAATACCCAGTTGGAATACAATCTTGCGTTCAAAAGGTGAAAGGGCTTTTAGGTGTCGGAGGAAATGATCCTTTTGTGGTTGGGATTTGGGGGACATCTGGAATAGGCAAGACAACAATTGCAAAAGCTATTTATAATGCAATTGCTCATAAGTTTGAAGTTAGTTGTTTCCTGGCAGATGTTAGCGAAAGATCGGCATCACGTGAAGGCGTAATCCAACTACAAAAGACTCTTCTTTCTAAAGTTCAATGTGGtaaaaagttgaaaattgaCGATGCTTATCAAGGAATCAGTCTTATAAAGAAACTGTTGAGGCGAAAGAAGATTCTCTTAATTCTTGATGATGTGGATGAACTGGAGCAGTTAAACAACTTGGTTGAAGTCGATTGGTTCGCCAAGGGTAGTAGAGTGATCATAACCACAAAAGATAGAGGTTTGCTGGAATCTTATGGTGTTGGGTTGATACACGAGGTCGAAAAGTTAAAGGACGGAAAAGCCCTTGAGCTTTTTAGTTTGAATGCCTTCCGAAGAAATGAACCTCCGGACAATTATTTGGAACTCGCACAACGTGCAATAGCCTATGCTGAAGGCCTTCCGTTAGCTCTTAATCTTATAGGTTCTCATCTGCGTAATAAAAGTATAGATCGTTGGCAAGCTATATTGGATAATTACGATTCTTATGATGGAGAACCTTATAGAGGTATTCAAAACATACTTCGAAAAAGTTATGATACCTTGGATAATGTCCTGCAACAAGTTTTTCTAGACATTGCATGCTTCTTCAAGGGTGAAAAGAAAGGCTATATGTTACAAATATTAAGAAGTTCGAAGCTCCATGTACCTTCAGATTGTATTGAAGTACTCGTTGAGAAAGCCATCATAACTATTGAAGATAATACGATTTTGATGCATGACTTACTAGAAAAAATGGGTAAGCGTATAGTTAGTGAAGAATCACCCATTGAACCAGGCAAGCGGAGCAGATTGTGGCATCATGAAGATGTGTACCGTGTTCTAACTGAAAACAGA GGAACCAAGAAAATTAAAGGCATTGTGGTAAAGTGGCCCAAACCAGATTTGATACCTTTGAATTCCAAAAGCTTCTTCAAGATGGTAAATCTTGAAATTTTTATAAGCCGTAATGCACTTTTTTCTGGATGCGTTGATTATATGCCCAACTATTTAAGGTGGATTGATTTGGGTGGAGATAAGTTTCGAATTTGGGGATCCAATATTCTTCAAAAGCATACGGTTACTTTCAATTTGCAATATCTTCCAAGACATCTTGTGACATATAATATGTCATACAGTGACATTAGAAAATTGAAGGGATTTAAG AATTTGGCAAATCTTACATATATGAATTTACGTGGGTGCAAATTTCTGGAAAAAATCCCCGACTTATCCGGAAGTCCAAACATAGAATTTTTGGATCTTCATGGCTGCACAAATTTGGTTGAGGTTGATGATTCTATTGGATTCCTTGATAAACTTGTTACATTAAATCTTAAGGGGTGCTCTAGGCTTACAAGGTTTGCACCAAAACTTAGATTGAGATCCCTTAAAAGCCTTTATCTTCATGGTTGCACGAGGCTCGAGAGTTTTCCAGAAATAGAGGATGAGATGGAATCTCTAACGTATTTGGATATACAAAAAAGTGGCATAAGAGAATTGCCTTCATCAATTGCATATCTTACTGGGCTTGCCGAATTGTTAGCAAATGAATGTGAGAGCCTTGTAGGTACATCATTACATCATCTTTATGGGTTGCCACATCTCATTCAGGTTTCTTTCGGTCAATGCCCAAAACTGATGACATTTGGGAAGAACAAGATGAAGTTTGATGAAGTTTCATCCAGCAGTACCAAATCTCAACTGCTTTCAAATGACTTAAAGACCTCACAGGACAACTATAACACATTTGCTCTTCCCAACCtacattctcttcatctcgaaGGATGCAATTTATCAGAAAGTAATTTCCTTTTGCCTCTTGATTGCTGGTCCACATTAACACATCTTGATCTCTCAAGAAACAATTTTGTTAGTCTTCCGGATTGCATTAGCAAATTTGTCCACTTGGAAACACTTTGTTTGAATGGTTGCAAGAGGCTTCGGGAAACTCCACAAGCCCTTCCACCAAAACTAATCGAGTTATATCTGGATGATTGCACATCATTGGGGAAAATTTCAAAACTGCCCCCGGAGCTTCAAGTTCTGCACCTGTTAAATTGCTTTAGACTATGTGGCCATGGGGTGGCAAAGTTGGAAAATAATTTGTTGAATGAG GGATTTTTTCGGCGCTCTATCTTGGATGTTATTTATCCCGGCAATGAAGTTCCAAAATTGTTCAACTGTACCTCTAGCCATCGCACAACCTTTCAACATCTACGAGTTGGCTGGGGGAGAAGAGACTTTATTGGAGGCAGTAGTTTTAAAATTCCTCTAAATTTACAAGCGGGGGAGACGTTATTAGGATTGATTCTATCTGTTGTTTTAGAACCACCGAATAATTCTAATTTTGATAATTATTATGTTATCATCAACGGAACAGAAGGCTCTACACACAATGGATGGCCTTATGCTAACTTGGAGGCAGCTCATGTGGGGCTCAAGTTAGTGGATTTAGAAAAGAAGCAGGGGGATATTTGCAATGTTGAATTTCTTTTCTACAAGGGCGCACGCATTAGAAGTTGCGGGGTGCACCCACTATTGCGCAAACAAGACGAATGGCTTCCCATGTCTTTGGGACCAACAAGTAGTCTTGGGAAGAGGCCTCGTCCACTTGGATCCTCAGATACCGTCCACGAGGAATATGATCGGCAACGACAATGGCTTTCCTTATCTTCGAACCCGGCGGATGATCATCCGAAACGCAGGCAGATTGATCGTAATGTTCCTTTCGATATTGAGGAGGAGCAAGAGCAGCCATCCACTTCAGATGATTCACAATCCACTTCAGATGATTCAcaattttttcttcattag
- the LOC103454481 gene encoding RING-H2 finger protein ATL80-like: MPRSQRFLGSSTPATNFSTVSAAPPPEAVALESDLVVILAALLCAVICVVGLLAVARCAWLRRGPGGRAAIGSASSSANKGLKKKVLQSLPKFTYGSGGAEPPPKLGSECAICLGEFAEGHEIRILPQCGHVFHVGCIDTWLGSHSSCPSCRQILVVARCHKCGGFPAPISESEAELKARQDHTNHSAPPPAAAAPTTAISISSSNTAPTTNFLP, translated from the coding sequence ATGCCTCGCTCTCAGAGATTTCTAGGCAGCAGCACCCCCGCCACCAACTTCTCAACCGTATCGGCAGCTCCACCTCCTGAGGCCGTGGCTCTGGAGTCGGATTTAGTTGTCATACTAGCAGCGCTGCTCTGCGCCGTCATATGCGTGGTGGGTCTTCTCGCCGTCGCCCGCTGCGCCTGGCTCCGCCGCGGCCCCGGCGGCAGAGCCGCTATCGGCTCGGCTTCTTCATCCGCCAACAAGGGCCTCAAGAAGAAGGTCCTCCAGTCCCTCCCGAAGTTCACGTACGGATCCGGCGGCGCCGAGCCGCCGCCAAAGCTGGGTTCGGAGTGCGCCATCTGCTTAGGGGAGTTCGCGGAGGGGCACGAGATCAGGATTCTGCCGCAGTGCGGGCACGTGTTCCACGTTGGATGCATCGACACGTGGCTTGGGTCTCACTCCTCGTGCCCTTCGTGTCGGCAGATCTTGGTGGTTGCTCGGTGTCACAAGTGCGGCGGGTTTCCGGCTCCAATATCTGAATCTGAGGCGGAGCTCAAGGCTCGCCAGGACCACACCAACCATTCAGCTCCTCCTCCGGCGGCGGCTGCACCCACTACTGCCATTAGTATTAGTTCTTCTAATACGGCTCCAACTACAAATTTTCTCCCTTAA
- the LOC114820014 gene encoding MLO-like protein 8 has translation MVPFSLLGVSLCLVAGLLDTAMGAGKTTSYSRELDRTPTWAVAGVCAVIIIISLVLEKVLHKVGIWLTDRHKRALFESLEKVKAELMILGFISLILTFGQSYIAKICIPLNVADTMLPCRVDDKEEEEESTSHRRLLWYERRSLAAASDYKCKTGYEPLITVNGLHQLHILIFFLAAFHVLYSLITMLLGRLKIRGWKHWEAETSSDDYEFSNDPSRFRLTHQISFVRAHTSFWTKIPFFFYFGCFFRQFFRSVSKADYLTLRNGFITVHLGAGSKFNFQKYIKRSLEDDFKVVVGVSPLLWASFVIFLLLNVKGWQALFWASLIPLVIILLVGTKLQAILTKMAIEIAERHAVVQGIPLVQGSDKYFWFGRPQLILNLIHFALFQNAFQIIYFFWIWYSFGLKSCFHANFELAIAKVILGVGVLCLCSYITLPLYALVTQMGSHMKRSIFDEQTSKALKKWHMAVKKKTHGGKSPTRTLGGESSTISTMRSSTSGHTLHRFKTTGHSTRSATFEDHETSDPETDPQSPSSTTHLIVRVDQIEQQTELNEPHDGEQTNIPDDFSFIPPAPGKET, from the exons ATGGTGCCTTTCTCTCTGCTGGGTGTGAGCTTATGCCTTGTTGCTGGGTTGCTGGATACAGCCATGGGAGCAGGAAAGACCACCTCGTACTCGAGGGAGCTCGACCGTACACCCACCTGGGCTGTTGCTGGTGTCTGTGCTGTTATCATCATCATCTCATTGGTTTTGGAGAAGGTCCTGCACAAAGTTGGAATA TGGCTTACAGATAGGCACAAGAGAGCGCTGTTTGAATCTCTTGAGAAGGTTAAAGCAG AGTTGATGATTCTAGGTTTTATTTCGCTGATCCTGACTTTCGGGCAGAGTTACATTGCCAAAATATGTATTCCACTCAATGTTGCAGACACTATGCTGCCATGTAGAGTAGATgataaggaggaggaggaggagtcaACTAGTCACCGGAGACTCTTATGGTACGAACGCAGATCTTTAGCTGCTGCCTCTGATTATAAATGCAAGACT GGATACGAGCCACTTATAACAGTTAATGGATTGCACCAACTGCACATCCTCATATTCTTCTTAGCCGCCTTTCACGTGCTATACAGTCTTATCACGATGCTGCTCGGGAGGCTAAAG ATTCGAGGCTGGAAGCATTGGGAGGCAGAGACTTCAAGTGATGACTATGAGTTTTCCAACG ATCCTTCGAGATTCAGACTTACTCACCAGATATCATTTGTTAGAGCACACACCAGTTTCTGGACTAAGattcctttcttcttttatttc GGATGCTTCTTTCGACAATTTTTTAGGTCTGTTAGTAAGGCTGACTACTTAACACTGCGCAATGGATTCATCACT GTCCATTTAGGTGCAGGAAGTAAATTTAACTTCCAAAAATATATCAAGAGATCATTAGAGGATGACTTCAAGGTCGTCGTTGGGGTTAG TCCTCTATTGTGGGCATCATTTGTGATCTTTTTGCTCCTTAATGTTAAAG GATGGCAGGCACTCTTTTGGGCATCCTTGATCCCTCTCGTT ATAATTTTACTCGTTGGAACAAAACTTCAGGCCATCCTGACTAAGATGGCCATTGAAATTGCAGAAAGGCATGCTGTGGTTCAAGGGATTCCTCTAGTACAAGGATCTGACAAATATTTTTGGTTTGGTCGGCCTCAATTGATTCTTAATCTTATCCATTTCGCGCTGTTTCAG AACGCATTCCAAATTATATACTTTTTCTGGATATGG TATTCATTTGGGTTGAAATCTTGCTTCCATGCCAATTTCGAGCTCGCAATCGCAAAAGTAATTCTCGG GGTTGGTGTTCTATGTTTGTGCAGCTACATTACACTTCCTCTGTATGCCCTTGTAACTCAG ATGGGTTCACACATGAAAAGGTCCATCTTTGATGAACAAACATCCAAGGCCCTTAAGAAGTGGCACATGGCGGTGAAAAAGAAGACGCACGGAGGCAAGTCCCCTACCCGAACCCTAGGTGGTGAAAGCTCCACCATTTCAACGATGCGCTCCTCTACCTCAGGACACACGCTGCATCGCTTCAAAACAACTGGTCACTCAACTCGCTCAGCCACCTTTGAGGACCATGAGACATCTGATCCCGAAACTGATCCTCAGTCACCTTCATCAACAACACACTTGATTGTAAGAGTGGATCAAATTGAGCAACAAACCGAGCTAAATGAACCCCACGACGGGGAACAGACCAATATTCCAGATGATTTCTCGTTCATCCCACCTGCCCCGGGTAAAGAAACATGA